A part of Spiribacter vilamensis genomic DNA contains:
- the selD gene encoding selenide, water dikinase SelD, with translation MQDSIQPVRRDIVLIGGGHSHVGVLRRFGMKPAPGIRLTLICRDTHTPYSGMLPGYVAGHYSYDDVHIDLRRLAEFAGARFFGTEATGVDREGQRVICSDRPAVPYDRLSINIGSTPRVSDAGGAADHAVAVKPIHRFNDRWLALLERVRTNPEPMHIALVGGGAGGVELLLAMHHRLRNELQALGQNPDLLTFTLFTRGGTVLPTHAPNVRRRFTRVLAERGIAVHCNAEVTGVDATGLSTIDGRHHPADEVVWVTRAGGATWLQDTGLALDDSGFIQVTDTLQTVTDPAIFAAGDVASMVNHPREKAGVFAVRQGPPLARNLRLSLEDREPIPYRPQRHWLALISTGDRYAVASRGPFGAEGRALWRYKDWIDRRFMARFNDLPAMEETGPSGPRSRVPLEGEEARQAISAVAMRCGGCGAKVGASTLSRALGALQPIAREDVLIGLHAPDDAAVVRVPPGKAMVHTVDFFRAFIDDPYVFGQVAANHALGDIFAMGAEAQTATAIATVPQGLESKVEDTVYQLMAGALDILNDAGCALVGGHTGEGRELALGFAINGLIDDDPDRIMRKGGMQAGDVLVLTKPIGTGTLFAAHARLGTRGRWIDGALQSMRHSNRQAAECLHRRGATACTDLTGFGLLGHLVEMTRPSEVDATLELSALPVLEGAEETVAAGILSSLQPANVRLRRAIRNAGAVVDHPRYPLVFDPQTAGGLLASIPADQADACVSELKALGYADTSIIGHVDAQGDALEPIQLNP, from the coding sequence ATGCAGGATTCCATACAACCCGTCCGCCGCGACATCGTCCTGATCGGTGGTGGCCACAGCCATGTCGGCGTGCTTCGACGCTTCGGCATGAAGCCGGCACCCGGCATCCGTCTGACGCTGATCTGCCGCGACACCCACACGCCCTACTCGGGCATGCTGCCGGGCTACGTGGCGGGGCATTACAGCTACGATGACGTCCACATCGATCTGCGCCGCCTGGCCGAGTTCGCCGGTGCCCGGTTCTTCGGCACCGAGGCCACGGGCGTGGACCGTGAAGGGCAGCGGGTCATCTGCAGCGACCGCCCCGCCGTCCCCTACGACCGTCTATCCATCAACATCGGCTCGACACCGCGGGTCTCCGATGCGGGTGGCGCGGCGGATCATGCGGTGGCGGTCAAGCCGATCCACCGCTTCAACGACCGCTGGCTCGCACTGCTCGAGCGGGTGCGGACGAACCCCGAACCCATGCATATCGCGTTGGTAGGCGGTGGCGCCGGCGGGGTCGAGCTGCTGCTCGCCATGCACCATCGACTGCGCAACGAGCTGCAGGCGCTGGGGCAGAACCCGGACCTGCTCACCTTCACGCTGTTCACGCGTGGCGGGACGGTGCTCCCCACCCATGCCCCCAACGTTCGCCGGCGCTTCACGCGGGTCCTCGCCGAACGCGGCATCGCCGTCCACTGCAATGCCGAGGTCACCGGTGTGGATGCCACCGGACTGAGCACCATCGATGGCCGGCATCACCCGGCCGACGAGGTGGTCTGGGTGACCCGGGCCGGCGGTGCCACGTGGCTGCAGGATACCGGCCTGGCGCTGGACGACAGCGGCTTCATCCAGGTCACCGACACCCTGCAGACCGTCACCGATCCGGCCATCTTCGCCGCCGGTGACGTCGCCAGCATGGTCAACCACCCGCGGGAGAAGGCGGGCGTCTTCGCCGTTCGCCAGGGACCACCGCTGGCCCGCAACCTGCGGCTGTCGCTGGAAGACCGCGAACCGATCCCCTATCGCCCGCAACGCCACTGGCTTGCCCTGATCAGTACCGGTGACCGGTACGCGGTGGCCTCCCGGGGCCCGTTCGGCGCCGAAGGCCGCGCGCTCTGGCGCTACAAGGACTGGATCGATCGCCGGTTCATGGCGCGCTTCAACGATCTGCCGGCGATGGAAGAGACGGGCCCGTCGGGGCCGCGCTCGCGCGTGCCGCTGGAGGGCGAGGAGGCCCGCCAGGCGATCTCGGCGGTCGCGATGCGCTGCGGCGGCTGCGGTGCCAAGGTCGGGGCCTCGACCCTGTCGCGTGCCCTGGGCGCCCTGCAGCCGATCGCCCGCGAGGACGTGCTGATCGGTCTCCATGCCCCGGATGATGCCGCCGTCGTGCGCGTTCCCCCGGGCAAGGCCATGGTGCATACCGTGGACTTCTTCCGGGCGTTCATCGACGACCCCTACGTCTTCGGCCAGGTGGCCGCCAATCACGCGCTGGGGGACATCTTCGCCATGGGCGCCGAGGCGCAGACCGCCACCGCGATCGCCACCGTTCCGCAGGGCCTCGAGTCCAAGGTCGAGGATACGGTCTATCAGCTGATGGCCGGTGCCCTCGACATCCTCAACGACGCGGGCTGCGCGCTCGTCGGCGGGCATACCGGCGAGGGGCGCGAGCTCGCCCTCGGATTCGCGATCAACGGACTCATCGATGACGACCCCGACCGGATCATGCGCAAGGGCGGCATGCAGGCGGGCGACGTGCTCGTCCTTACCAAGCCGATCGGCACGGGCACGCTGTTCGCCGCCCACGCCCGCCTCGGCACCCGCGGTCGGTGGATCGACGGGGCGTTGCAGTCCATGCGCCACTCCAACCGCCAGGCCGCCGAATGCCTCCACCGACGTGGCGCCACCGCCTGTACCGATCTGACCGGGTTCGGGCTGCTGGGCCACCTGGTGGAGATGACGCGACCCTCGGAAGTGGATGCCACCCTCGAGCTCTCCGCACTGCCGGTCCTCGAGGGCGCTGAGGAGACCGTGGCCGCCGGCATCCTCAGCTCACTGCAGCCCGCGAATGTCCGTCTGCGGCGGGCCATTCGCAATGCCGGGGCCGTCGTCGACCACCCACGCTATCCGCTGGTCTTCGACCCGCAGACGGCCGGCGGTCTGCTGGCAAGCATCCCCGCCGATCAGGCGGATGCCTGTGTCAGTGAGCTCAAGGCCCTCGGCTACGCCGATACGTCGATTATCGGGCATGTCGATGCACAGGGTGACGCCCTTGAGCCGATCCAGCTCAATCCGTGA
- the senB gene encoding selenoneine biosynthesis selenosugar synthase SenB, producing MKIGLVTPAAPRSRAGNRATATRWARLLRTAGHRVRVIEQWQAGDGGVDVMVALHAWRSAPSIAAFAEHHPERPLIVVLTGTDIYRFQHSDPAITGASLDRAHALIGLHDHVGRDIPARFHAILHTVRQSAAPLPASYRGPVSRHFDLCVVGHLRDEKDSLRAAYAARDLPAESRIRIRQAGRAHTSDWARAATAEMATNPRYAWYGEVGQGAIRRLYARSRALVMSSVMEGGANVVSEACVAGLPILASRIPGNTGLLGDDYPGLYTARDTAALSRLMRRVEHEPDYLALLAAHCRALAPRFTPEAERTALVRVIETVTD from the coding sequence ATGAAAATCGGACTGGTGACCCCGGCGGCCCCGCGGTCCCGGGCGGGTAACCGGGCGACCGCGACGCGCTGGGCGCGGCTGTTGCGAACGGCCGGGCACCGGGTACGCGTCATCGAGCAGTGGCAGGCCGGAGACGGCGGTGTCGACGTCATGGTGGCGCTCCACGCCTGGCGCAGCGCGCCGAGCATCGCCGCCTTTGCCGAACACCATCCCGAACGCCCGCTGATCGTCGTGCTGACCGGTACCGATATCTACCGTTTCCAGCATAGTGATCCGGCGATCACCGGCGCCAGCCTCGACCGGGCGCATGCGCTCATCGGGCTGCACGACCATGTCGGCCGGGACATCCCCGCTCGCTTTCACGCCATCCTGCACACGGTCCGCCAGTCGGCGGCACCCCTCCCGGCGAGTTACCGCGGCCCGGTCAGCCGTCACTTCGACCTGTGTGTGGTCGGTCACCTGCGTGACGAGAAAGATAGCCTGCGTGCGGCGTATGCCGCCCGCGACCTGCCCGCCGAATCGCGCATCCGCATCCGCCAGGCCGGCCGTGCACACACGTCGGACTGGGCCCGGGCCGCGACGGCCGAGATGGCGACCAACCCGCGCTACGCCTGGTATGGCGAGGTGGGCCAGGGCGCGATCCGGCGGCTCTACGCCCGCAGTCGCGCCCTGGTCATGAGCTCGGTCATGGAGGGCGGCGCGAATGTCGTCTCCGAGGCCTGCGTGGCCGGCCTGCCGATCCTCGCCAGTCGCATTCCAGGCAATACCGGACTGCTCGGCGATGACTACCCCGGACTCTACACGGCCAGGGATACCGCCGCGCTGAGCCGATTGATGCGTCGTGTCGAGCATGAGCCCGATTATCTCGCCCTGCTCGCGGCGCACTGCCGGGCGCTCGCGCCGCGCTTTACACCCGAGGCGGAACGCACGGCCCTGGTGCGGGTGATCGAGACCGTCACGGATTGA
- the senA gene encoding selenoneine synthase SenA encodes MIQTPPTHPVASETLIALLDDARQRTLELTGDLPAERRLGPKLSIVNPPQWEIGHVGFFYDHFFLHQHHGLPDYQIADAERLYDSMGVAHDDRWDLALPTLDDTLAYLRQVRAEMVDRLPEGMADAATSYVWQLAVFHEDMHGEAFTYTRQTLADPAPVIEPPSHLPAVDNGALEGDVAIPGGTHVLGADESVPFRFDNEKQAHSVTVAPFRIARAPVTESAFARFVEAGGYRDPAFWSDQGWRWRESEGLEAPVYWRASADGWEVRRFDEWRPLQPHAPVAHVSWHEAEAYCRWAGRRLPTETEWEVAASRAPGDEGLAPGKRLHPWGDAAGDGHHANTDGYRLGGVDVAALASGDSAFGCRQMLGNVWEWTASPFGPYPGFSADLYADYSEPWFKDGRYVLRGGSWATRRRHLNNNTRNFFPPERQDIIAGFRTCAR; translated from the coding sequence ATGATCCAGACGCCACCCACTCATCCTGTCGCCTCCGAAACCCTGATCGCCCTACTGGATGACGCCCGGCAGCGCACCCTGGAACTCACCGGTGATCTGCCCGCCGAACGCCGACTCGGGCCGAAGCTTAGCATCGTCAACCCGCCGCAGTGGGAGATCGGTCACGTCGGTTTTTTCTACGACCACTTCTTCCTCCACCAGCATCACGGACTCCCCGACTACCAGATCGCCGATGCCGAGCGGCTGTACGACTCGATGGGCGTCGCCCACGACGACCGCTGGGACCTGGCACTGCCAACGCTGGACGACACCCTCGCCTACCTGCGCCAGGTCCGTGCGGAGATGGTCGATCGCCTGCCCGAGGGCATGGCCGACGCAGCCACCAGCTATGTCTGGCAGCTCGCGGTCTTTCACGAGGACATGCACGGCGAGGCGTTTACCTACACCCGCCAGACCCTGGCGGATCCTGCCCCCGTCATCGAGCCACCGTCGCACCTGCCCGCCGTCGACAACGGAGCGCTGGAGGGCGATGTCGCCATCCCCGGCGGGACGCATGTGCTCGGCGCCGATGAGAGCGTGCCGTTCCGTTTCGACAACGAGAAACAGGCCCACTCCGTGACGGTCGCGCCCTTTCGCATCGCCCGGGCGCCGGTCACCGAGTCGGCATTCGCCCGCTTTGTCGAGGCCGGCGGCTATCGGGATCCGGCATTCTGGTCCGATCAGGGCTGGCGCTGGCGCGAATCGGAAGGGCTCGAGGCGCCGGTCTACTGGCGGGCGTCCGCCGACGGCTGGGAGGTCCGGCGTTTCGACGAATGGCGACCGCTGCAGCCCCACGCCCCGGTCGCCCATGTCAGCTGGCATGAGGCCGAGGCCTATTGCCGCTGGGCCGGTCGCCGGCTGCCGACCGAGACGGAGTGGGAGGTCGCTGCCAGTCGCGCTCCCGGCGACGAGGGCCTTGCCCCTGGCAAGCGCCTCCATCCCTGGGGTGATGCCGCCGGTGACGGCCACCATGCCAACACCGACGGCTATCGCCTCGGCGGTGTCGATGTGGCGGCGCTCGCCAGCGGGGACAGCGCCTTCGGCTGCCGCCAGATGCTGGGCAATGTCTGGGAGTGGACGGCCTCGCCCTTCGGTCCCTATCCCGGCTTCAGCGCCGATCTGTATGCCGACTACTCCGAGCCGTGGTTCAAGGACGGCCGCTATGTCCTGCGCGGCGGCAGCTGGGCCACCCGGCGACGGCACCTCAACAACAACACCCGCAATTTCTTCCCCCCGGAGCGTCAAGACATCATTGCCGGCTTCCGGACCTGCGCACGCTGA
- a CDS encoding putative selenate ABC transporter substrate-binding protein → MRLTTTLALLALFAAIPVQAQVFTFTAIPDQDESKLEARFNAVGDYLEKELDVDVRYVPVKSYAAAVSAFRNNQVQLAWFGGLSGVQARARVPGSQALARGEEDQGFQSYFIAHESTGLTPAENLDEALRGRTFTFGSKSSTSGRLMPEFHLRDRFGEAPDEIFERVGYSGNHSRTLRLVESGSYEVGALNYSVWERELAAGNIDTDAVEVIWETPGYLNYQWSIRGDVSERFGDGFVDQVREALLAMDDPDLLERFPRSGFVPVSNEDYAGLRETAQAIGLID, encoded by the coding sequence ATGCGACTCACAACAACGCTCGCCCTGCTCGCCCTGTTCGCGGCCATCCCGGTCCAGGCCCAGGTCTTCACGTTCACGGCCATCCCCGATCAGGATGAGAGCAAGCTCGAGGCGCGCTTCAATGCCGTCGGGGACTATCTCGAGAAAGAACTCGACGTCGATGTTCGCTACGTGCCGGTCAAATCCTATGCCGCCGCGGTCAGTGCCTTTCGCAACAACCAGGTCCAGCTTGCCTGGTTCGGCGGCCTCTCGGGCGTTCAGGCCCGGGCCCGTGTCCCGGGATCGCAGGCCCTCGCCCGCGGTGAGGAGGATCAGGGCTTCCAGTCCTATTTCATCGCCCACGAAAGCACCGGACTGACGCCGGCCGAGAACCTGGACGAGGCGCTGCGCGGCCGAACCTTCACGTTCGGCTCGAAGAGCTCGACCTCCGGGCGGCTGATGCCCGAATTCCATCTCCGTGATCGGTTCGGTGAGGCGCCGGACGAGATCTTCGAGCGGGTCGGCTACAGCGGCAACCACAGCCGCACCCTGCGCCTGGTGGAAAGCGGCAGTTACGAAGTCGGAGCACTGAACTACTCGGTCTGGGAGCGGGAGCTTGCCGCCGGCAACATCGACACCGACGCCGTCGAGGTGATCTGGGAGACGCCCGGTTATCTCAACTATCAGTGGAGCATCCGCGGCGACGTCAGCGAGCGATTCGGCGACGGCTTCGTGGACCAGGTCCGGGAGGCCCTGCTGGCCATGGATGATCCCGATCTACTCGAGCGCTTCCCGCGCAGTGGCTTTGTCCCGGTCTCCAACGAGGACTATGCGGGGCTGAGAGAGACAGCGCAGGCCATCGGTCTGATCGACTGA
- a CDS encoding phosphonate ABC transporter ATP-binding protein, which produces MGQLALRGARADYGGAPVLGPLDLDIAAGERVALVGRSGAGKSTLLALLHDRERSDIALMPQDLGLVDTLSVYHNVYMGRLGHHSTAYNLANLVRPFRREVAAITAILERLDMTATLWARTGELSGGQRQRVAVARALFQSGSVLLADEPVSALDGPRTERVMEALTEQYQTAVIAMHDLPLARRYADRLIGIRDGLIALDGPADEVEDEALDALY; this is translated from the coding sequence ATGGGCCAGCTCGCACTCCGCGGTGCCCGGGCCGACTACGGCGGGGCGCCGGTCCTCGGCCCGCTCGACCTCGACATTGCCGCCGGCGAGCGGGTAGCGCTCGTGGGGCGGAGTGGCGCGGGCAAATCCACGCTGCTTGCCCTCCTCCACGACCGCGAGCGATCGGATATCGCCCTGATGCCCCAGGATCTGGGGCTGGTGGATACCCTGAGCGTCTATCACAACGTCTACATGGGGCGCCTCGGACACCACTCGACCGCCTATAACCTGGCCAACCTGGTCCGCCCGTTCCGGCGCGAGGTGGCGGCGATAACCGCGATACTCGAGCGCCTCGACATGACCGCAACGCTCTGGGCTCGAACCGGTGAGCTCTCCGGCGGTCAGCGGCAACGCGTCGCCGTGGCCCGTGCGCTGTTCCAGTCCGGAAGCGTCCTGCTCGCCGACGAGCCGGTTTCCGCCCTGGACGGCCCGCGCACCGAGCGGGTCATGGAGGCGCTCACCGAGCAGTACCAGACGGCCGTGATCGCCATGCATGACCTGCCGCTCGCGCGTCGCTACGCCGATCGCCTGATCGGGATCCGTGACGGTCTGATCGCCCTGGACGGGCCCGCGGACGAGGTCGAAGACGAGGCGCTGGATGCACTCTACTGA
- a CDS encoding PhnE/PtxC family ABC transporter permease yields the protein MHSTEFGPAGGSALSSPIVRTSLWLVAIALVCVAMADFEIRSISPWAELGRFAGGLVQPDFSTLDTAATALLRTVTFAFTGVGLAAVLGMGLALIFHSRFVRGACAFVRGIHELFWALIFLQFFGLHPLTGVLAIALPYAAVFARVYSEILEEGDERPARALPAGSGLVSTFWYARVPDVWPHLMTYTSYRLECGMRSSAILGFVGMPTLGFYLESAYGEGLYGEVGMLLLIFLGLIASLRLWVRPRLVPFYLLAAPWFLGNGLPIIWGNAARFFTEDIVPAPLRSGEGLSGLGPWLWELLVNQALPGIGATLVLTQIALVATGVLALASFPLISRLFAGRFTRWGGHALLIIGRSTPEYLLAYILLQLWGPSMLPAVAALAIHNGAIIGHLIGRQSNEIKLRPDAARGVDRYTHEVVPRLYRPFLAFLFYRWEIIMRETAILGILGITTLGFYVDSAIQELRFDRAMVLILVTALLNIAVDAVARRIRRHLQLRTTPTASTPPTP from the coding sequence ATGCACTCTACTGAGTTCGGCCCCGCCGGGGGCTCGGCACTGTCGTCACCCATCGTGCGCACGAGCCTGTGGCTGGTCGCCATCGCGCTTGTCTGCGTGGCCATGGCGGATTTCGAGATCCGATCGATCTCGCCCTGGGCCGAGCTCGGTCGGTTCGCCGGCGGGCTGGTGCAGCCGGATTTCAGTACGCTGGACACCGCGGCAACGGCACTGCTGCGCACGGTCACCTTCGCCTTCACCGGGGTGGGACTGGCGGCCGTCCTGGGCATGGGCCTCGCCCTGATCTTCCACAGTCGATTCGTTCGCGGCGCCTGTGCGTTTGTCCGGGGCATTCACGAGCTGTTCTGGGCACTGATCTTCCTGCAGTTCTTCGGCCTCCACCCGCTTACCGGTGTACTGGCGATCGCGCTGCCCTATGCAGCCGTTTTCGCCCGGGTCTACAGCGAGATCCTCGAGGAGGGGGACGAACGGCCGGCGCGCGCCCTCCCGGCGGGCAGCGGCCTGGTCTCGACCTTCTGGTACGCGCGGGTGCCGGATGTCTGGCCGCATCTGATGACGTACACGAGCTATCGGCTCGAGTGCGGCATGCGCTCGAGCGCCATCCTCGGTTTTGTCGGCATGCCGACCCTCGGCTTCTATCTCGAGAGCGCCTATGGCGAGGGGCTGTACGGCGAGGTGGGGATGCTTCTGCTCATCTTCCTCGGGCTGATCGCCAGTCTGCGCCTGTGGGTCCGGCCACGACTGGTGCCCTTTTATCTCCTGGCGGCGCCCTGGTTTCTCGGCAACGGACTACCCATTATCTGGGGCAATGCCGCGCGGTTTTTCACCGAAGACATCGTGCCGGCACCGCTGCGCAGCGGCGAGGGGCTCAGCGGGCTGGGACCGTGGCTGTGGGAGCTGCTCGTCAATCAGGCCCTGCCGGGGATCGGGGCGACACTGGTGCTGACCCAGATCGCGCTGGTGGCGACCGGCGTGCTCGCCCTCGCGAGCTTCCCGTTGATCTCGCGCCTTTTCGCCGGACGCTTCACACGCTGGGGCGGGCATGCACTGCTGATCATCGGCCGATCGACCCCGGAGTATCTGCTGGCCTATATCCTGCTCCAGCTCTGGGGACCGTCGATGCTACCGGCGGTGGCGGCGCTGGCGATCCACAACGGCGCGATCATCGGTCACCTGATCGGCCGTCAGAGCAATGAGATCAAACTCCGTCCGGACGCCGCCCGGGGCGTCGATCGCTATACCCACGAGGTAGTGCCAAGGCTGTACCGCCCGTTTCTCGCATTCCTGTTCTACCGCTGGGAGATCATCATGCGCGAGACGGCGATCCTCGGGATCCTCGGCATCACCACGCTCGGCTTCTATGTCGACAGCGCCATCCAGGAGCTGCGCTTTGATCGGGCCATGGTGCTGATTCTCGTCACGGCACTGCTCAACATCGCGGTGGACGCCGTGGCTCGACGGATCCGCCGGCACCTCCAGCTGCGCACGACACCAACTGCTTCCACGCCACCCACTCCCTGA
- the egtD gene encoding L-histidine N(alpha)-methyltransferase gives MTDTLQNDVLAALRDPGHRIPSAWLYDAHGSELFEAITRLPSYYPTRTEIGILDAHLPEIAAAIPANSLLVELGSGSSRKTVPLIDALHEPAGYVPLDISADYLADAAESLRARFPGLPVHPRVADFTADFDLPGELPAHASRLGFFPGSTIGNLDAEDARGLLQHCHGLLGPDSMFLIGIDLDKSADILIPAYDDPEGVTAAFNRNLLVRINRELNADFDPEGFRHEARYFETPPRIEMHLVCERTTTVHVGGERFELAAGESLHTETSHKYSLGAFTTLAAEAGWSVNNHWTDPQGRFAVLLMQATGSRYNPPVTPKPYRSHRP, from the coding sequence ATGACCGACACACTGCAGAATGATGTCCTGGCCGCCCTGCGCGATCCGGGCCACCGCATCCCCTCGGCCTGGCTGTATGACGCGCATGGGTCGGAGCTCTTCGAGGCCATTACCCGGCTACCGAGCTATTACCCGACGCGCACGGAAATCGGCATCCTCGACGCCCATCTGCCCGAGATCGCGGCGGCGATCCCCGCCAACAGCCTGCTGGTGGAGCTGGGCAGCGGATCGAGCCGCAAGACCGTGCCGCTGATCGACGCACTCCACGAGCCGGCCGGTTACGTGCCGCTGGATATCTCCGCCGATTACCTCGCCGACGCCGCCGAATCACTGCGGGCCCGATTCCCCGGGCTGCCGGTTCATCCCCGGGTCGCCGACTTCACCGCCGACTTCGACCTGCCCGGGGAGCTGCCGGCGCACGCGTCGCGGCTCGGTTTTTTCCCCGGCTCCACCATCGGTAACCTCGATGCCGAAGATGCCCGCGGCCTGTTACAGCACTGCCACGGGCTGCTGGGACCGGATTCGATGTTCCTGATCGGCATCGACCTCGATAAATCCGCCGACATCCTGATCCCGGCCTATGACGATCCGGAAGGCGTGACGGCGGCGTTCAACCGCAACCTGCTGGTACGCATCAATCGTGAACTCAACGCCGATTTCGACCCGGAGGGCTTCCGGCACGAGGCGCGGTATTTCGAAACGCCACCCCGTATCGAGATGCACCTTGTCTGCGAGCGCACGACCACCGTCCACGTCGGGGGCGAGCGTTTCGAGCTGGCCGCCGGCGAGAGCCTGCACACCGAGACCTCGCATAAGTACAGCCTCGGCGCCTTCACCACACTCGCCGCCGAGGCCGGCTGGTCGGTCAACAATCACTGGACGGATCCGCAAGGGCGCTTCGCCGTCCTGCTGATGCAGGCGACCGGGAGCCGTTACAATCCCCCCGTCACCCCGAAACCCTACCGGAGCCACCGTCCGTGA
- the xth gene encoding exodeoxyribonuclease III has product MKIASWNVNSLNVRLPHVLDWLESAQPDVLGLQETKLTDEKFPAQAIREAGYEVVFTGQKTYNGVAVLARSAMSDVIIDLPGIEDPQRRVLGVTVNGVRFINLYVPNGKTVDDDKYHYKLDWLERLHAWLAAECQRHERVVVVGDFNIAPTDADVHDPEAWRDQILCSAPEREALKRLLDLGFTDSFRAFEQPEMAFSWWDYRMNNFKRNRGLRIDLILTSPAVTAGLQSASIERDPRTWERPSDHAPVVARFA; this is encoded by the coding sequence GTGAAAATTGCCTCCTGGAACGTCAACTCCCTGAATGTCCGCCTGCCCCACGTGCTCGACTGGCTCGAATCGGCGCAGCCGGACGTGCTCGGACTGCAGGAAACAAAGCTCACCGACGAGAAGTTTCCAGCACAGGCCATTCGCGAGGCCGGCTACGAGGTGGTCTTCACCGGGCAGAAGACCTATAACGGCGTTGCCGTTCTGGCACGCTCGGCGATGAGCGATGTCATCATCGACCTGCCCGGGATCGAGGATCCGCAGCGCCGGGTGCTGGGCGTCACCGTCAATGGCGTGCGCTTCATCAACCTCTATGTCCCCAACGGCAAGACCGTTGACGATGACAAATACCACTACAAACTCGACTGGCTGGAGAGGCTTCACGCCTGGCTCGCCGCCGAGTGCCAACGCCACGAGCGGGTGGTCGTGGTGGGCGACTTCAACATCGCCCCGACTGATGCCGATGTCCACGATCCCGAGGCCTGGCGGGACCAGATCCTCTGCTCGGCGCCGGAGCGTGAGGCGCTGAAGCGGCTGCTGGATCTCGGCTTTACGGACAGTTTCCGCGCCTTCGAACAACCTGAAATGGCGTTCTCCTGGTGGGACTACCGGATGAACAATTTCAAGCGCAACCGCGGTCTGCGCATCGATCTGATTCTGACCAGTCCCGCGGTGACGGCCGGCCTGCAGTCGGCCAGCATCGAGCGCGATCCGCGCACCTGGGAGCGACCCTCCGATCACGCGCCGGTTGTCGCCCGCTTCGCATGA
- a CDS encoding CDP-6-deoxy-delta-3,4-glucoseen reductase — protein sequence MSYQVRIANTDHAFDVDDGERVIDAAMRAGLMLPYSCRGGTCGTCMGDVVEGHITYPDGLPPAIDSEQDEAGKALFCQARPASDLVIRVGEVRDAGDIRPQRLPARVERIEDCAPDVRRVFLRLPRDKRLTFLPGQYIDFLLRGGQRRSFSLANTPHDDALLELHIRHLPGGLFSGYVFNDMKEGALLRFEGPLGNFFLRDDSDRPMILMGGGTGFSPVKGIVEQALHTGVKRPMHIYWGARARPDLYLDSLPQAWAEEHSNIAYTPVLSDPATDDEWKGAKGFVHEQVVRDHPDLSGFDVYMSGPPPMINAAKAAFTAAGLPADRLFYDSFEAAPGN from the coding sequence ATGAGTTACCAGGTACGCATAGCCAACACCGACCATGCCTTTGACGTCGATGACGGTGAGCGCGTGATCGACGCCGCGATGCGTGCGGGCCTCATGCTGCCCTACAGCTGCCGCGGCGGCACCTGCGGGACCTGCATGGGGGACGTGGTCGAGGGGCATATCACCTATCCCGACGGCCTGCCGCCCGCCATCGACAGCGAACAGGATGAGGCGGGCAAGGCCCTGTTCTGCCAGGCGCGGCCGGCGAGCGATCTGGTGATCCGGGTCGGCGAGGTCCGCGACGCCGGTGATATCCGCCCGCAGCGCCTGCCAGCCCGTGTGGAGCGGATCGAGGACTGCGCGCCGGACGTGCGCCGCGTGTTCCTCAGGCTGCCCCGCGACAAGCGCCTGACGTTCCTGCCGGGGCAGTACATCGACTTCCTGCTGCGCGGCGGCCAGCGCCGGAGTTTCTCCCTGGCCAACACGCCGCATGATGATGCCCTGCTCGAATTGCATATCCGCCATCTGCCGGGTGGTCTGTTCTCCGGTTACGTCTTCAACGACATGAAGGAAGGGGCGCTGCTGCGCTTCGAGGGCCCGCTGGGCAATTTCTTCCTGCGCGATGACAGCGACCGGCCGATGATCCTGATGGGCGGCGGCACCGGCTTCTCGCCGGTCAAGGGCATTGTCGAGCAGGCGCTGCATACGGGTGTTAAACGCCCGATGCATATCTACTGGGGGGCAAGGGCCCGCCCCGACCTGTACCTCGACTCGCTCCCGCAGGCATGGGCGGAGGAGCACTCGAACATCGCCTACACCCCGGTCCTCTCCGATCCGGCCACGGACGACGAATGGAAGGGCGCCAAGGGGTTCGTACACGAGCAGGTGGTGCGGGATCATCCGGACCTGAGCGGCTTTGACGTCTACATGAGCGGACCACCGCCGATGATCAATGCGGCGAAGGCCGCTTTCACTGCCGCCGGTCTGCCCGCCGACCGGCTATTCTACGACTCCTTTGAAGCAGCGCCGGGGAACTGA